In Pleuronectes platessa chromosome 8, fPlePla1.1, whole genome shotgun sequence, the genomic stretch GTTGACGTGTGTTGATAGAAGTGTTCGTAGATTGTGggtccagaaagtgaagccgaCTCgtctgaccagcagggggcgactccactggtagtttctatagaaagtgaacattcaggagtttctgtctctACACTGATAAAAATTTCCTGCCTGATCTACTTAAAAAAATCGAGGCAACTTTTTGCATCAGAATATTAGTTAGTTCAAGCAAGATTGGGCTATGTATGAACTACTTAAGTTTTTCTAGACAAGATCTAAAGTTTCCAAGTAAAGTCAATTTAATTTTCCCAAGTAAAATCACCTAAACTTTGCAAGTAAAGTTAACTTAAATTTACTTTCATAATTAAGTTGACTTTACTCAACAAATTGCATTACTTTACTAGCAAAATTTTGCTGACTTAACTTGAAAACTGACGTTATTCAACTAGAAAGTTTAAGCTGACTTTACTGGCAAAATGTGCTtcatacatacaaataattaAGTACTTCATACAAAGACCAGTCTTGCTTGTTGTACATAGTAATCTGATGCAAAAAGTTGCCTCAATTGTTCTAAGTAGATCAAACACTATTTTTCAGTTAAATATAATGGACATCAATTTGTCACTTTTCAGCCTTATTTTTAAAAGCTGACATTTTGGTCATGAAATAATCAAAACTAACAGCGTTCAATATCTGCCCTTCAGATTTTTGACCTATTGTGTATATGTCAATATTGTGATAACAACATGATGGTGCTAAAGGAGAATTCATAGTCATCAAAATTGACAGGGTTTATTGGCTCTGTCATTAACTCCAAATCACATATCTCTGAACAATACCCACATCAggtataaacatttatttaaagcaCTTCACAAggtgaaatacattttgaaatgcAACTTAATCCTTAAGTCTCTCACTCCGAAACAATTGGTGCTTAAAACAACACGATACACATATGAAATTATCATCTGACAGGGCTGAACAATTTGTTAGTCGTCtaacatttacaataaaattagcTTTGTATCAGTTTAGAAATCCAAATTGTTCATCACGATATCCCAAAATAACcaaattatgaaaaatagaATTCCccttaaaaattataaatgatAATTGTAATGATCGTCCAGCCCTGGGTGACAGCCATTTGCTTTAGCTGACTGTACAATTTAAAGTGCAAGGAACTATTGTAAAGCATACagcaacacaaatataaatgtagTCGTTTACATTTTCAGTATACCTGAGAAAGTGCATTAGAAGAGCCTGAGAAAGTGCTGTGTAAAACCCAAAACTAAAGAACTAGCCGAGAGGAAGCTCACTCAACTCTCTTCCTTTTATGATGTCTGTATGGCTTTTAAACACGTAAACTGACCTTGAAACAGTAAAACCTGCTGAACTTGAAAAGAGGAAGGTCACTCAAACTATTGGCCTATGACGTCATTTTGACTTTTAGGCATGCAACATGACCTTGAGATCATGAAcctttgaggacattttgaggTTTACATCCTCCAGCTCTAGAAAGATCTTCTGAAAAACCTCAAAGGTATATTTCAGTTTCTTAGGATAGCTTAGTTCCAAGGCATACGTAAGTCCGATCAGGAAGGCACAAGCATGTGCAACATCAGAAATACCGAAAAGCACCTCTTCTCCCTCGATGGCTATTCCTATCTGGTTGTCGAGACCTTCATCCTTGGCTTTGCTGACCATAAAGATGTTCAGTACCATTGTACTGATGGCCTCTTGGAAAGCTGCAGCATCGTCATTGtcaaaaatctgtaaaatataCCATAAAGACAGGTGTCAGTAAATTTACTTTAAAGCTTTAATAgcttttttaaagcactttaattTTAAacggatagttcacagaaaatgaaaaaatcacTCATCAACTCACCACTGGCTGAgtctagggttagggtagtggcaGGCAGACACTTGGGTGacgccacacaagcagtatggaggcatttagttttttttaaaatggtgttttattttaacaaagGAGGTCACAATTgccttcaatgtattgtattcgGCTGCAACACAGTTTACTCCTAAGTCTCTTGAAGTGtattgtggactcaaacacttcaccctaccatccatcggcatagtggagAAGTAGATAATTAgggaatacaattttttttctatccctttTATGTAAATCCAATGATTAACAAAAGCATTGTTTGAAAGCAAAAACAGTGTTGTAATCACGTCTGAGTTGTTTTACATTGAGGACATAAGGAGACAAAAAAGTTCAAGGAAATGCCACTGATTGAATATTCTGTTTAGTATATAACCACTAATTCCACCTTAAGTTAAATTTACACTGTTGTTACTCATTTAGCTCTACAGAAGTTACAATTACACTTCACttgtttggtttatttctgTTGACAAAGACGCTAATTAATTGAATTGGGAAGGGGGTCCAAACTGACCCACTTTTCATTAACTACATTTTAATCGTGAAAAAAGTAGAACTTGAGGTTTTACCATTGAGAAGCAAAATTGTAAGACCCATCATTGGATAAATCATCTTTGCATTTAATTAAGCACTGCAGCAATGCAAAAAAAGTAAGAATTTGAGGAAAGACTAACTTTGCCAAAACATTTAAAGTTTGCATGCCTGAAACAGATCTCTATTatgcatgtttaaaatcttcttGTTTTGTAAGGTTAATTTTAAATGCCATTTACTTTGCATAGTGGAGGTTACTCCAGCTGTATTATAGTACATTTAACTATACTGTGCATATTAATTTTCCAAAATTGTGCCTTGTTTAGAACCTGAAAATGTGATGAATACTTCAGTAGAAATATATACACAAGGCAGATGTATTTTATCTTTACCTGGTAGACTTTGATAAATCCCTCCGGCTTCTCTCCAAGGTAGAGAATGAGGCCTCTGACCACCGCTTCTCTCCTAGATTCAATGCTGTTGTCctacaaaaatattaaatattaaattatgtagAATCAGAATGCTACTACACAAAGCTAACTGCTATACTATTATAAGTACGTGCCTTATTTAACATGTCAAGGGTCTCATCCAGTTTCCTCCCGACagctcctcccttcctcctgaACAAGCTCAACAGCTGGGGTGTATATTGATCCAACTTCCCTAGGAATGTGGACTGGAGTGGCTTCAAAGTGATCCTCCGGAATTCCTCCTCGACCTGAGAGAGACCAAGACAAAGATTGAGATACAAGCCGATAATGATTAATTCCATAtagagaaattacatttttaactttGCTAACAACATCCTGTAATAGAGAGGACACGATTAAAATATTCAACATACCTGGGAAAGCGCAAACAGGGCAGGCCATCGAGCCCTGAAGTCAATCACCGGTGGTTTATTGAGAATTACATCGGTTCGACGCAGTGAAAAGGTTGTTGCCATCTTATCATTGATCACGCTGTCGTTGTCCCTCTTCTTGAACTCGTAAAGAAGCTCCACTCGCACCTGTTCAAGGCTTTCCAAACTTTCGccttgaggaggaggtgggaggtaaTTCACCTCCgatttctttgcctttttcacattttttgcTGGAGTGCTATCTGCAGCCGATTTTCTCTTCAGAGTATTAACCTGTAACTCTGGTAGTCCAAGGTGTTTGACCTTCGCTCTGTAATTCCCCATCTTGTACTTAAGGCTGTTGTGCCAGCCGTACAAACCATTAAATGAAACTGGGTCCTTCAAACAAGGGTGCTTCATAATTAGGGCCACTGCTACCTGCTCTCTTTGTGCTTGTGAAGGATACGCAGTGTAGAAAAAAATACTCTCTGCTAATTTCTCCAGAATGTCCGATTTTACTGAAGGATTATTAAGAAGGGTTCCATCCTTTTGGTAAACTTCATTTGCAGCTTGTAAAACAAGCTCGGTGTCAAAGGCGAAGgtaggtacctcaaattgagcTGGCCATGACACAGTACGAAGGGAGGAGGTGCTCCTTGGAGAAGAGAGAATGATGGTATCACTGGATGCAGTggaaccaacatcttctgataAGTCTGCACCACTGCTATCAAAGCTCTCCAGGATCACTGGCTCAGCAGGAACCACCTTGATGGTGTCTTTGTCCTTTATGTCGCATGTTTTAAGGAGAGTAAAAAACTGACCATAAAATTCCTGGTCCTGGAACTGCAAACTAAAATCTTCCTCGATTGCAAATGTCTCTTGAACGATATTCTTCAAATCCTCCACAGTCTCTGGGATTCCTGAGGGCAAAGGAAGCTTCCTTATTTGTTCTCGGAGTATGACTCGGAGTTTGGCAGACATGTTGATGATTCTGTAGTTGAAGAAAAAGACATAAGAAACATTAGAACCTGTGGCAgcattcagttgtcataaagactaaaaaagttgtttagtttgtccagtttggatgACTGTAAAAAGCATGGCGgactctgtagagaggacccactactgatgttaatataaagtatttaaacataaagcGCCCATTTTAGGGCAAAGAAAACTCAAatgcatacaatttagatgaagcacactagtgaaaacatcactaggattaggATTTGTATACAGTTTctaccaatagatccctttcacctaaatcttacacactggaccttttaaCAATTTAGAGCAATGTGTTAAGAGCATGAGGTATTCTCAGTTAAGTAGATAATGTCCTTTGCAGTTTCATAGGTACATATTGGACAACaatttaacaatttaaaaaccTGCTAATGTATAGTGTATACAACTACCTAATCTTGCAGGAGAATGTGATGCTTCAAGGTGACAAATCGCTTTTGCTGAACAGTATATGCGACAAGAGGGTAAGAGTCAGGCTCGCCATGGACAATGAGGATTAGACTCAGTTCAACAAAGTCTGGAAGCCCTCCAGTGGATCCATAGGCCAAGATCATTCCCACTGAGTAACTGGTGCCATGGCAAATCACTGTATTGGCCACATGAACACATGTCTCTCCAGGAAACTCTCTTTGCACCGCATCCTGTATGTTTTCCTTCAGGACATCCACAGGCACTGTGGACAGATTTGAGACATTGAGGGCAGGTTTGAGGATGTCTCTGCCATGCATATGGTAAGCCAGCATGAACTGATGCTTAACCGCCAGAGTCAATAAAATGTTGCGAAAACACCTGGTATGTCGAACGACTCGCTTAAAGAAGCTATGTTTCGCTTCAAAGCGCATCGTCCACAGAGCTACAAGCGGTCCAAAAGCCTTGATTAGTTGTGGATAATGTTCAAGGAAATGGTGCTTTGGCAGAAGTTTTGCCTCTGGGAAAACCTGCATGTATCTATGCCTGTGCTCTGATATCTTGGTGTCAAGGTATCTGATTGTGTCATCGGTGTGAACTGGAGAAACCACTAGTTCAACAATGTCTTTTAGATCCATTAGAAGATGCCATGCTGGTTCACTCTCTGGCACTGTGAAACCAATGATAAGAGGGAGCAGGCGCAACAAACACCAATTTTCATGGGCGTTTCCACCGACGCTGTTTTGGGTGGCAAAGTTCAGTGGCACAGGCTGTGGGCTGTCAGCTTTGTCAGTCCACCTGTAGCTGAACTGTCTGATTAGGTCATTGAGTTGAAATACAGTaaagtattttttctttatcagaACCTTAAGGCACAGAGCCAACTCCAGACGTACTATTCCCTCGAAAAGGTCGTGGAGCAAGTCTGGTGGATACCCTGACAAAACGTTAAAATATCTTAATGTATTGGTCAAGGCACACTGCCTTTTCACACCAAAGCAGTGAGTGAGAGTGGGACTTTCTAAAGCAGTTTGTACATGAAGAGAATGTTCCTGCTTCGTTCTTCCTCGGAAGGATCCAGTTCTTACTTCTTTTTTCTGAAACTCAGACAGCTCTCCCAAACAAAACCTACAAACATGAGATCCAGAAAAGCTTTCTAAAAAGCCACTGATTGAATGGGCACCTAAATTGTCCGCTACTACACAAACTATTGTGCCTTTGATTTTCTTTCCAAACATAGGAATAAAGAGCCCTTCCTCTTCCAACTGGACAAGGTCTTTTAAAAGTGGTTCAAGCACTGCCTCATAACCAAACTTCTTTACGTCAACTGCCTTGCAAAGCATAGCTAGATAAATTGACTTCAATGTAGCACGAAACTGTGGTGGAATATTTGCCAATACCCAGTACACTgcagtgattgtgtttttttcggGATGTCCCCAGAGGATTGCAAACCTCAAAATCGTCAATGTAGAGAATGAGAGGAAGAGTTATGTCTTCAGTTGAAAGAAGTgcattttctttaaaatgtgttcCGTCACGAAATGACTTGTAACATCCATCGAGAGTAGTATATGAAGAGTTGAAAGCTTTCTCCTGTATGTCTTTCACACTTAAAATCTGTGACAATGACTGAAGAATGGGAATGTATTGTAATGTTTGACCTTCCTTTTGGTCCAGAATGTATTCGACAGGCTCTACCACGTGAAATTTCTTCTTAAAAAACTCATGCCTTTTGTAAGAGGTGGCAAGAGGACCGTCAGCTCTTAAAGCTGTGCCAATAGGGTTTGTCTCACACAACTGTTTGACTAAATCGGAGATGGCAGAGTCATTAAGCACCCCCTCATGTTTCCTTAAACATGAATTTACAGTTTTTGTTATATCAGAAACTGACACCGAAGAAGATATAAACTGGAGCTCTGCTACTACTTCACTAATGCAATTGCTTGGCACATTATAAATGCTCTCTAACTTTAATAAAAGGTGGCCTAGCTTCAGttcaatttcttcttctttcaattCTTCCTCTCCTGAACAGTCATATTCTGCTGAACCCTCAGCCTCAGAACATTGTGCTACAGCAATATCATCTGTAATATTTGACTGGTCTACATACTCATGTACGATTTCAACCCGGAAGTCACTTGAAGAATGTGATGCGTGTTGTCGGGATCTGTGTGATGCAAATGTTCCATACACATTTGTGTAAAAATCACACTCCCTGAAGACACAGTGCACAGTTTCActtttcctaagatgaaatccAAGATGTTGGAAGTAATCCTTCTCAGAGGAGGCACAATAACTGCAAAGTTCACAACTAAAACAATTCACTTCTGGTGTGGATTTGTTAGTTGGATGTCTCTTTGACAAATGTGACTTGAGGGCATTCCAGGTTTTGAAAGAGCAAGGGCAATCAGGATACAAACAGGGAAGAAACTCTCTGTGGATGTGCCTAAACCTATAGTGCTTCAAAAGTTCATTTGTTTCAGGGCAAACAAAAGTACAGATCTTGCAAATCCATCCCATTAGGACTGAAACCCAGGGGCTAGATCCAAGTACATCCAGACCCCGAAGGAGAAGCAAAGTGAGTGGTCTCTGGGGAAGGTTAGGGTGGGACTCTGCAGGAGATTCTTGATGTAGGCATTGTTAGGGCAGGGAGCTTGGCTTCCATTAAACGTTGTTCACCTCTCCATTTCTTGGTCCGTCTGTCCATcgacaaaagtaaaaataaaaataaacataagaCAATAATTTTGCTGCTCAGTCATTTAAAAATAGACTGCAATTTTCCTAGCTGATTCAGATTTCCGTTTATCTCTTTTTTAGTCTGACCTGCCAATTAATTTTTCTTTCAGGAACTAcaacagacagcacacacacatttgttgaACTTTTCTGTTTATGGAAACATTTTACTGTGTGATCAATAGTAAGAATATTGAATGGCATTACttttacattgtatttataATATACCTCACTTAAAGAAAGCCCTTTGCGATTATAGTATGATTTACGATATACGATTTTGGCCTGATGattctcatttcatttaaaaagttgTGCATGCATGGCTCAGGACTGGCATAGGatgcaaacagtttgttttgtttgatttgtaatttttgtttaaaaatcatTACTTTTGCTTGGAATGCTTTAGAAAGATGACGCTACTTTATGAAACACAGACTGGATCATCAAGATGGTTACTGATCAAGCAAGTCATACATTAAGTCAAACAAccaaaattatgttttattgtcataaaacataattttgttTATGTTGATTCTACTGAAGGGAGAtaaatttaatgaaaacataaatcatgtttaaaatgtgtcacCGGTCTGTAAGTAGACTTGGCTCCTACAGCTTCAATGATTAATCAGTTAATAGATTACTTTTCCACCATTAAATTAATTGCCAAGTATTTTGattattcattcataatttttaagcattttttatGAAAGCATAATCAAATACTCAGATCTCACAATCTCAATTGTGAATGTTATGATTTCTTTACTCCACTGTGAGAGTAAAGACATTTTAGGATATCACCTTGGGCATTGGGAAAAAACTAATTAACATGTTTCATAATTTTATGgattgattaatcaataatgaaatcaacaatgaaaataatagTTGCTGACAAATGGGTATCTTGTACAGCCTTGCTGAGTCACAATAgagtagttttattttattaaaaaggatTTGGTTATTTAAATTAACACAATCGTAATTTCAAGCATTTTCATTGAATTCCAGCATCTGTGAGACCGTTTGTGTGACGATGGTGGATGGGTCAGAATAATTTGCTGTAGAAAAGATCAAGATCACAGAGACCAGTCCTCTTTGTGGACcgttcctctctgctgcatacTGTGCAGCAGACAtacagagggtgtgtgtgtgtgtgtgtgtgtgtgtgtgtgtgtgtgtggaggggggctGCTCTTTCACGCAGAAGCTGAGTTTACCTTAGATTGACTCATTTTAAGATTATGTCAAACCAAGAAAAACGATAGCTTTCATGTAAGCTTGTAAAAAAATCGTTTTGCTCCGTGGCAGTGAAACTTCAACTCACTTGTTCTCCGGCGCAGCTTCTCTTCGTGTCGCGGTCTACACAGACTGTATAGTCTACaaagacagaccgagagagatagagacagggagagagcgagcgggccagggagacagagacaaagagagggagagagagcgcgcGCGCACGAGAGATGCACGTGTCACATGCGTGTGCAGCAGGCAAAAAATAAACTATCCATATCGGACCTTTTTGATGCCATTTGCAACGTCAGACCTATGTTAAAACATGGCGCTGACAAGAGCAGCTCGCCTGCGGAGCCGTGGCTCAACCGAAGCCGGTGTGAATAACTGACAACCGCGACACGAAGCCGTTTGCAGATCAAACGCAGACAGTGCGGCCCCGGGGTAAAGAAAACGCTGCGGCACCATGAAAACCCTATTAGTGTCGCTAAAAATGTTCTTTAAATATACTTTGTGTAAAGCCACTTACTAATATTATCGTCATAAAAACCCTcttacattatttttatttctttaacaatgtgaaaacCTTACCTGGAAGTTGTCGAACCGTCGATGACAAACTGGCTTCACCATGCACAAAGTCcaatgaaactgtaaaaaaaatatcttcTGATTAAAATGAAACAACATTGTGTTACTGCAGTGCATATATTTCAGAAACATATTTTGGCGCAAAGTTTACCTGATCAATGAAGGTGATGAGACCCGTCGCCATGCTAGAAAGTTCTTCTGAGCCAAAAATGGGGCCCCGCCTCCTGACCTCAGACCACAATAGGCACAGCCTATGGCAGAGCACTACGCAGGTGCATGAAATCACGTGACTCCCGCCACTTTACAGCGTAAATGCAACaataaaatgtgtgttgcaTGTTTGTATGGAAGAAGATTAGTTGAGATTTCGTAAATACATattgttaagaaaaaaaataataatctcttGTATTTTCAACAGATGCAGATTAAGTCGAcaactatatattttttgtagaaCTAAAAGcatacatatttattgttaatatCATAGATATAATTGTGTTACAATTACATGCTCTCAGAATCACTTTTATCAGtgtagtttcaagtcttcttcaaacagctgatgatcatttagtgaattatgatcataCAGACCATAAAACACCGgatgtgtttgggggggggggggtaccagcgtgtgattgacagatagtgccgtccaatgggtgcaggtgggCGAGTCCTCAAGTCCTATGTTTGGAAACTAAGATGAACAAACACTGAAACTCAGAAGAAACTCAGAACATGAGGATTTTTCAGCTTCTATTTCAAACTGAACGTCTTCTGTCCCCCGGTGTCCATTTGGTGTCTGTCTCTTCACTTCACACAGAAACTACTGCAACGATTTCCATTCATCTTCAGGAAGGATTTGTTAGTTTTCTATGATTTGTCAAAGTTTTATTTGCAGCAGTTTAGGTGAAATCCAATGAATGATTTAGTAATTTTATTGTTGGTTTAAGATTcactttctgtgtgtttgtgtgttgcattgtgggaaagtGGAGCAGGTGAAAAGACGTTGTGTCTTCATGGATGTTCTGTGGAGGACAGTGTGCTGCAGGAGTGTTCACGGATCAATGAGACCTCTGTCGATTGGTCGATACTGAGCGAGGAGGTGATCACGGTTCTTTGTGTTTCTAACAAAAACAGAATCTAACGTGTCCCCAGAGATTCTGTCTTTAGTCTAATGGACCTGTTCTCAGTCTGTTCACTTCAGAGGAGGGACACACGTCCTCACCACACGTCCGTCCAACAGGTCCTGAGAACCTGAGATCACACAATGTCAAGAAATGTTTGGTTTTCTGTCTGAAAAGTCAGAAGGTCTGAACCACACGAGACCTGGAGGTAAAGTTCCGTTTAACAAGTGAGTCTGGACCTGGTTCTCATTAAGCGGGGGGGGGCAGAAGAtgatttctctgctcctcttctctgctGAAGTGGaagtatacccccccccccccgcgctgctgctgctgcttctctatCATGGATCtcagcttctcctgcagcagggCGGCAGATTGTTAATCAGATTCATAAATAATAGAAGATGGCAGCGTGGCCCCTGGGCGTGGGGGCCACTGCTCTCTCCACGGCGAggagagatgatggaggaggagtcaGACGGAACAATATTAACACAACGCCATCTGGATTCATGCTCAGTCCGTTtacagctgaggaggaggaggaggctgctcaGCCACTTCCAACGCCACACGTCCACAGGATGAAGTATAAACATGACCTGTAGGGGCAGTGTAGAGTCAGGACATCACGCTCGTCCATTTAAGAGTCTCACGTCTCCGACCACCGACCGACGCACTGGGACCAGCGCTGCCAGTCACTGCTTGAATGGTCAGGTGAAGACGAAGGTGGTGAGCTTCCATGTTGAGCTGCTGGTCACAGGGGGCGTGGCCAGCAGCGTCCCTTTCTAAACAccaatcaataataataataattcaccaGACAGGCTGGAGGAACCACCCACCACATCACTGAATGAATAGACTGAagcctccttccttcctttcctcaagctctgtcctccccccccccccccccccccttccctcctgCATTACTCAGCTTCAGTCGAGCGACGCGACGCCTCCGacacgacctctgacctcagatcaTCAGAGGCTCAGGTGCACGTTCTTCACGCATGTTTGGATTTAtgtgtgaaaacacaaagatggaGGATGGTGAGCAgcaaggggggagggagggaggagggaggaggggaccAGGTGGACagatgacgggggggggggggggtcaatgaGTGGATATAGTTATTGAAAGATGCTCGTTGGATAAAAAGCACAAGAGCTGAACTAATGACTGAGGCTAAGACgcagtgaagggggggggggggggtcaggtgtgaaacattacacacacattcacacacacacacagacgcacacatcgacactcacacacacacacagacacacacacagacacacacacacacactgagagacagactgaaTGTCTATCTGAGCTCTGTCTTCTACACATAATCAATAGGTTTATAGATCAAGGGTTATAATTTGAACTGTGAAATAATAATAGTTGTTATTTTGAATTATTAACATGTGAGTTGTTGTGGCTTCACCTTTTAGAACCGTGGTTCTTTATTTAAAGTTCTTGGTTCCGTGAGATCTCGAGCACGTTCACTTCCTGTCGCTCATTGAAGAAGATTGTTCTGTTTCTAAGTTTGAAAGTTTCTCTTCAGAGTCAGAATTTAATCATTTGAAAAT encodes the following:
- the LOC128445397 gene encoding uncharacterized protein LOC128445397 produces the protein MSAKLRVILREQIRKLPLPSGIPETVEDLKNIVQETFAIEEDFSLQFQDQEFYGQFFTLLKTCDIKDKDTIKVVPAEPVILESFDSSGADLSEDVGSTASSDTIILSSPRSTSSLRTVSWPAQFEVPTFAFDTELVLQAANEVYQKDGTLLNNPSVKSDILEKLAESIFFYTAYPSQAQREQVAVALIMKHPCLKDPVSFNGLYGWHNSLKYKMGNYRAKVKHLGLPELQVNTLKRKSAADSTPAKNVKKAKKSEVNYLPPPPQGESLESLEQVRVELLYEFKKRDNDSVINDKMATTFSLRRTDVILNKPPVIDFRARWPALFALSQVEEEFRRITLKPLQSTFLGKLDQYTPQLLSLFRRKGGAVGRKLDETLDMLNKDNSIESRREAVVRGLILYLGEKPEGFIKVYQIFDNDDAAAFQEAISTMVLNIFMVSKAKDEGLDNQIGIAIEGEEVLFGISDVAHACAFLIGLTYALELSYPKKLKYTFEVFQKIFLELEDVNLKMSSKVHDLKVMLHA